The genomic window TGCGCCGATGGAAAATAACCCCATTGTTTCCCTGCCGCAAATAATGAAGAAGCATCTGTTCTGAAGTTTACAGTGGCAAGGTATTTATTTTTAAAGCCGTAAGAGGCCCTGCTAAATACTGAAAACTGTCTGGTGCCGGAAATTAGTGAAGTTGGTCTATCCTGAATGGTATTTGCAGGAGCGCTGCTCACAAAAGCATCATCAGGGGAGATGTTTATGGGTAAAAATTTAAGTACCGTTGTTCTCGAATCGATATCGACCATGTTGATTTCCTGGCCCACCAATAAATCTAAACTATGGTCTTTACCCAGATTTGGCTTATAGTTAATGGTGTTGGTATTGATAAAAGATTTTTGGGCTACCGTGTCCAGTTGGATGGCCGGTAAACCCGCATTGTTTCTGGCCACATTACTTACCGGACCGTTAAAGGTATTGATGTGCCTATTGGTTCTGTTATAACCCACGGTACTCTTTATCGTTAAGTTTTTAAGAATTGAATATTGTACATAACCGCTCGAAATTAAATCGTTGCGGTAATCATATTTCAATTCCTGGTTGGCCAAAGTAATCGGGTTAGTTAATCCGGTGGTTAAATAATCTGCATCGAATAGGTCACCAGAATCACTTCCGCCAGAGTAGGGCTGATAACGTACCGAATTTCTTAAGCGATTAGTACCTTGCGAACCTGTAGAGCTTGTTCCCACCCCATCAATACGCTGACCGCTGTAACGGGCATTTAGGCCAATCCTGAATTTATCAGAAAATTTATGGTCTAAACGCATCGAAGCAAAAGTTCTCCGATAACCAGAATTAAGCATAATGCCATCTTCTTTTGTATTATTTACAGAAACATTGTAAGTGGTTTTAGAAGTACCGCCTGATAGATTTAAAACCTCGGTATTGCTCCATGCCTGACGGCCGAAAACTTTGTCCTGCCAATCGATATTTGGAATATTTTTGTAAATGTCAAGATCTTCAAACGTGCCATATTTTTTGGTAAAAGTATCTTTTACTTCCTGATTGGTGTTGTTGTTATAGAGCTCATATTGATATTTGATAAACTCAGAAGGATTCATTACATCCAGTTCGTTTACAATCTGCCGCGCACCCGCATAAGCATCAAACGAAACAATCAGTCTTCCTTTTTTACCACTTTTTGTGGTAATAATAACTACTCCATTAGCACCTCTGCTGCCATAAATTGATGTTGATGCCACGTCTTTTAACACATCAATAGACTGGATTTCGTTCGGCGATAGAATGGATAATGCATTTTCAACCTGGATTCCATCTACAATGTACAATGGCGAATTATCACCCGTAAGTGAGCTGCCACCACGCACTTTAATTACAATTTCGGCGCCTGGGCTTCCTTCTGTTGTGGTAACCGATACACCTGCCAGTTTACCAGCCAAAGCCTGGGCTGCGGTGCTTACCGGGAACTGATCAATATCTTTCCCGGTAATGGAAGATACTGAACCCGTTAAGGCTTCTTTACGCACAGATCCGTAACCGATATTTACCGTAACCTCTTGTAAAGTGTTGGCATCTTCTTCAAGTGTTACATCTATTTTGTTTTGCTCACCTACAGCAACATTTTTTGTTTTATAACCTACATAGGTAAAAATTAGGGTAGCGCCTTTAGCTGGAATGGTAATTTTGTAAACTCCATTCGCATCAGTACTGGCTCCAATTTTCGAATCCTTTATTGATACACTCACGCCTATTAGTGGCTGCCCATCAGATTTATCCTTTACAGTTCCTGTTAATTGTCTGTTTTGTGCTTGAGCAACAGATAATCCAAAAAAAGAGAGAAGTGCTAAAAAGAGTAAAACTCTGCTCATAGTTATTTATTTGAAGTAATTTGGTTTTTTATGATGCTGCAATCGCTTGCAGATAGAATATAATTCTATTTCGGAATGTTATAGTTAGTTTATATTTGGTTACGTTGATGTAACAATTTTACAAACTAAAAAGCAATTGAAACCAGATTTAACTAAAAAACTGTGCAAACGTTCCCAAAAACGTAGATGCGACGTTTATTAATATTAGCGATTGAATCCCCCCTTAAAGAGATATTTTTTGTAACTTGTACGCAATACGAAACATGAGATTTGAAACATCTACCATAAAAGATATTGCTAAAGCATTAGGCCTGTCTACCTCTACCGTTTCCAGGGCTTTAAGAGACCGTTACGAAATTAGTGAGGAGACGAAAAAACTGGTTTTGGCTTATGCCGAAAAGGTTAATTACCGCGCTAATCCAATCGCCAGAAGTTTAAAGGAGCGCCGTAGCTATTCTATCGGC from Flavobacterium sp. W4I14 includes these protein-coding regions:
- a CDS encoding TonB-linked SusC/RagA family outer membrane protein (product_source=TIGR04056; cath_funfam=2.170.130.10,2.60.40.1120,3.30.70.330; cleavage_site_network=SignalP-noTM; cog=COG1629; ko=KO:K21573; pfam=PF00593,PF07715,PF13715; superfamily=49464,56935; tigrfam=TIGR04056) encodes the protein MSRVLLFLALLSFFGLSVAQAQNRQLTGTVKDKSDGQPLIGVSVSIKDSKIGASTDANGVYKITIPAKGATLIFTYVGYKTKNVAVGEQNKIDVTLEEDANTLQEVTVNIGYGSVRKEALTGSVSSITGKDIDQFPVSTAAQALAGKLAGVSVTTTEGSPGAEIVIKVRGGSSLTGDNSPLYIVDGIQVENALSILSPNEIQSIDVLKDVASTSIYGSRGANGVVIITTKSGKKGRLIVSFDAYAGARQIVNELDVMNPSEFIKYQYELYNNNTNQEVKDTFTKKYGTFEDLDIYKNIPNIDWQDKVFGRQAWSNTEVLNLSGGTSKTTYNVSVNNTKEDGIMLNSGYRRTFASMRLDHKFSDKFRIGLNARYSGQRIDGVGTSSTGSQGTNRLRNSVRYQPYSGGSDSGDLFDADYLTTGLTNPITLANQELKYDYRNDLISSGYVQYSILKNLTIKSTVGYNRTNRHINTFNGPVSNVARNNAGLPAIQLDTVAQKSFINTNTINYKPNLGKDHSLDLLVGQEINMVDIDSRTTVLKFLPINISPDDAFVSSAPANTIQDRPTSLISGTRQFSVFSRASYGFKNKYLATVNFRTDASSLFAAGKQWGYFPSAQVAWRVTEEKFVKDMNLDWLDNFKVRFSYGAAGNNRIGQDLFRTLFYLSSTTGGYADTDGSVSTGLISGTATGNILSNPNITWETNISKNLGIDIDLFKNKLSLNLDYYDNRTKNLLLNANVPQTTGYATQQQNVGKTQNTGFELQLNYQAIKTRNFSYNASFNISFNKNKIVELQNGVNSYITQSGWVNSLGDFKVEVGQPVGQFYGFVSDGRYTVDDFTYVQNTTTGAYTYTLKPTVANSRVLLGNRDPQPGDMKVQKLSSSSSMMIGDDDRTVLGTAQPKFMGGFNNQFAYKNFDLTVFVNFSYGSKVYNANKIEFTSQYNVKDNNLLAVMNDRWQNFDANGVKVTDPALLTAMNANTSLWTPTGGNYALTSYAIESGSFLRISNLTLGYTLPQSLIRKTGFISKLRVYGTVNNLYTITGYTGYDPEANTRRSNPLTPGIDYAAYPRSRYILAGINMVF